The following are encoded in a window of Ferribacterium limneticum genomic DNA:
- a CDS encoding RNA polymerase sigma factor produces the protein MDSRAIIAELPRLRRYARAMLGDRAAADDLVQDTLERAWSRFAQWRAGSDLRAWLFGIMHNLRVDQLRRGSLPTHSLDDDANEVPTRATQSDRLEVIDLESALRQLPDDQREVLLLVGLEEMSYAEIAAALGIPIGTVMSRLSRGRERLRQIMEGRQSGANLRVVR, from the coding sequence GTGGACAGCCGCGCGATCATCGCCGAATTGCCCCGCCTGCGCCGATACGCGCGGGCGATGCTGGGCGACCGCGCGGCGGCGGACGATCTCGTGCAGGACACCCTTGAACGCGCTTGGAGCCGCTTCGCCCAATGGCGGGCGGGCAGCGATCTGCGCGCCTGGCTGTTCGGCATCATGCACAACCTGCGCGTCGATCAGTTGCGGCGCGGCAGCCTGCCGACCCATTCGCTCGACGACGATGCCAACGAGGTGCCGACGCGCGCAACCCAGAGCGACCGCCTGGAAGTAATCGACCTTGAATCAGCCCTCCGCCAATTGCCGGACGACCAGCGTGAAGTGCTGTTGCTCGTCGGTCTGGAAGAAATGAGTTATGCCGAAATCGCTGCTGCGCTGGGTATTCCGATCGGCACCGTGATGTCCCGCCTGTCGCGCGGACGCGAACGCTTGCGCCAGATCATGGAAGGCCGGCAGTCTGGCGCCAATCTGAGGGTTGTACGATGA
- a CDS encoding anti-sigma factor family protein, whose product MSPLNITEDDLHAYVDGALTAARRAEIEAYLVLYPEDAERVRAYRAQNEALKALFNPVLVEALPDHLQALTVQPVNSTVNRKKWPNLKSWPLQQIAAGVIVATLGGVAGWLGHGQYQSAEHMAQVVVPLSRQAAVAHVVYSPDARRPVEVTADQEEALVKWLTKRIGTPVTPPKLGALGYELVGGRLLPGNAGPVAQFMYQDATGQRMTLYVTTENATQPETGFRFAREGQVNVFYWVDGKFGYALSASTAKGELAKVATAVYDQLEAKK is encoded by the coding sequence ATGAGCCCGCTCAATATTACCGAAGACGACCTGCACGCCTACGTCGACGGCGCCCTGACGGCAGCGCGGCGGGCCGAGATCGAAGCGTATCTGGTTCTCTATCCCGAGGACGCCGAGCGCGTTCGTGCCTATCGTGCTCAGAACGAGGCGCTCAAGGCGCTGTTCAATCCGGTGCTGGTCGAGGCTTTGCCGGACCACCTGCAGGCGCTGACCGTGCAACCGGTGAATTCCACGGTCAACCGGAAAAAATGGCCAAATTTGAAATCATGGCCGCTGCAGCAGATAGCTGCCGGCGTGATAGTCGCCACGCTCGGCGGTGTCGCCGGCTGGCTGGGGCATGGCCAGTACCAGAGCGCCGAACACATGGCGCAGGTCGTCGTCCCGCTGTCCCGGCAGGCCGCCGTCGCCCACGTGGTTTACAGCCCCGATGCGCGCCGCCCGGTCGAGGTCACGGCCGATCAGGAGGAAGCGTTGGTCAAGTGGCTGACCAAGCGCATTGGCACCCCGGTCACCCCGCCCAAACTTGGCGCCCTCGGCTACGAACTCGTCGGTGGTCGTCTGCTCCCCGGCAATGCCGGCCCGGTCGCCCAGTTCATGTATCAGGACGCCACCGGCCAGCGCATGACGCTGTACGTGACGACCGAAAATGCAACCCAGCCCGAAACCGGCTTCCGCTTCGCCCGCGAAGGGCAGGTCAACGTTTTCTACTGGGTCGATGGTAAATTCGGTTACGCCCTGTCGGCGAGCACCGCCAAGGGCGAGCTGGCCAAAGTGGCAACGGCGGTTTACGACCAACTCGAAGCAAAAAAATGA
- the arfB gene encoding alternative ribosome rescue aminoacyl-tRNA hydrolase ArfB, whose protein sequence is MNALVLNESEVEFTAIRAQGAGGQNVNKVSNAVHLRFDIAASSLPDEIKEKLRAMRDQRISSDGVVVIKAQKHRSLERNREDGLVRLRELIASAAFVPAVRRPTKPSRSSQRKRIESKIKRGQVKLQRGRVSE, encoded by the coding sequence ATGAACGCCCTTGTTTTGAACGAAAGCGAAGTTGAATTCACCGCCATCCGCGCTCAAGGGGCGGGCGGGCAGAACGTCAACAAGGTGTCGAACGCCGTGCATCTGCGCTTCGATATCGCAGCATCAAGCCTGCCCGATGAAATCAAGGAAAAGCTGCGGGCCATGCGCGATCAGCGGATCAGTAGTGACGGTGTCGTCGTCATCAAGGCGCAAAAGCATCGCAGCCTTGAGCGCAACCGCGAAGACGGGCTGGTTCGCCTGCGCGAACTGATCGCTTCGGCGGCCTTCGTGCCAGCCGTGCGGCGGCCGACCAAGCCCAGCCGAAGCTCACAACGCAAGCGCATCGAGAGCAAAATAAAACGCGGCCAGGTCAAACTACAGCGCGGCCGCGTTAGTGAATAG
- a CDS encoding transcriptional regulator, translated as MNTESILTHLKKHGQLLDADIAKGTGIALSDVRTSILELSAQKAISVCSMTTFKNGTPTEGMFCRVSGYMPSAAPGRKPGVKT; from the coding sequence ATGAATACAGAATCCATCCTCACGCACCTCAAGAAGCACGGCCAATTGCTCGATGCTGATATTGCGAAAGGCACAGGCATTGCGTTGTCGGATGTTCGTACATCGATCCTCGAACTGTCCGCCCAAAAAGCCATTTCGGTATGCAGCATGACGACGTTCAAGAATGGCACGCCGACCGAAGGCATGTTCTGCCGCGTTTCCGGCTACATGCCGTCGGCCGCTCCGGGCCGCAAGCCCGGCGTCAAGACCTGA